The Tachysurus fulvidraco isolate hzauxx_2018 chromosome 4, HZAU_PFXX_2.0, whole genome shotgun sequence DNA window ATTTGTGTATAGATAACTACTAAAGGTCTTGGGGGAAAAGACTTGAAAACTACCAATGGAGCAATGTTGGTCCTGAATGCTTCCAAGAAACTGGGCTGCAAAGTGGAAAACTTGGGTACCTGTAACTTCTGCAAGAACACCTGTTGAGACAAAGGATcgtcaaaaaaaaagagcagtaaATACCTATTTTTTTACTTCAACACCTCGGCACTGCATGGAAATGCACCATAGTGAAGTGAGACTGTCACGATGGCAGGGGATGACATTAGCGCAGGGGTTGGAGGTGACGAGGAGCATGTCATATCTCACAGTTTGGGTGTCAGCCTCAGCACCTGACTTTCTCACCCCACACAGGGCACATGCATACAGCAAAGGGTGAGAAGTCGGGGGTGGGGTAGgatggggtgtgtggggggattGAGGACGTAGGAAGAGAGCTGTTGATAGAAGTGACTACTCACACACCTCTTAgtccatatacacacacaagaactATGCTCATTCTGTATTCAGGGCCACAACTGTGTTGCCTAGCACTAACATCTGGCTTGACTGGCTTTTAAAACAATTTCATGCAATTGATTTCTGGTCCTTTTCAAATTGTCCCAATAAAATTTGAAGAGATTATGCTTGGAGATGGATGCTAAGAACTATGTGATATGTACGTGGAGTAAAGCATGTTTTCTATCATGATATTTCCtctgtgatgtttgtgtaaatcAGTAGCCTAACGTCTGAGGTGGACATGAGTTTGGGAGACTCTGTGCCTGAGTTGTGATGCCATGAGTGGGCAGCAGGGCTGAGTAATACCCCCTTACCCTTGTCTACCCCAGCTCTGTCTCCCCATTGTTTGCCTTCCCTTCTTCTAGCGTTCAGCCAAGCCGAGCTCTGTTTGCCCACATCCACTTCGACAAAATGGTGTGAGAAAAATGAAACCGGCACGGCTGTCTGAGGAGCCCCCCtccttttttaacttttttagcCCGCTTCTACTCCACTCCTGTCCTCTCTCCTTCCCTTTCCCTCTGTTATTGGTGTATTGAAGATGTTTTGCTAGATACTAATAGAGAATGTATTTTAGCTAGATTTTCATGTATATACTCCAAGAAAATAAGAGTTCTTGATCTGCCCACTAGGCTTTGCTGTAAAATGGGAAACATGAGTACATATAACTCCTGCTTTAGTGCAGTGGGATCCGAGGATCCCCATGGGGTCCTTGGTTTTATACATTCTGCTTCAGTGGTGGAAGTCACAACCCACCATTATCATATTTACTATATGTATTCTTAGCCTAGAAAAATCTGTGCTGAGGGCATAAGTCCTCTCTAGCTACAAAAtgttatatttctttctttatcagaaaaaaaaacatgtctattTTCATGGATTTTGAAGTCATTTCACCTGCACACAGTTAATTTGGAATACCTTTGTCCTTTGCTGATAAAGTTGTTCTAGAGTTTTGAGCTGTTCCTGTTGTTTCAGAccgaatcaatcaatcaaaatcAAAGCCATTTTCATGTTAACCAAAATCACTGCTTTCACCCAATGAATAGTGCATCCTGTAAAAAAGTGACATGAGGAGACACTAAAACCCACTGAAATCTCTGTATGACTCCGGAAATGCTAATTAACACACATGATTGTGTGGTAGGTAAAATAATGAGAGTTTATGAGgggtatgtatgtgtatgtgggagACAGCAGTGAGTAGGACGCGACCACGGCAGGTGTGTTTGTCTGCCCGCGCCCCCCCTCATGATCACATCTCACATCTCCAGTGGTCTGACACATACACTGGGAAACGTTAGCTCAGATTCATCCTGTTCCTGGATTTGTTTGCCATGGAAAACTGGAGAGATGACCTGTACTCCTCCTCCACTCTCTGAGAATGTATCATGCTGaaagacacagaggacacaaaAAATATTCTGTTGATATACCTTCAGCTCTATGGTGTGGGTTATTGTGGAGTTCTAGAATATAATTTTTAGAAATTGtgtcaacatttacatttttttttatacagtgatTTTGTACATTTCTTCCCACTTCAGGTCTTACTGGAAACGTCTGATTCCGTTCCGTTTCCCCTCAATGCTTTCTCgagctggtgcagtgtgtgtgtgtgtgtgtgtcgatgcTGGAAGGAGCGTGGAGTTGCTAATATATTCCTAATGATGTGCTACTTCTCAAGCGTAGCCTCTGAGCAGCCCGGCTCACGCCCGATAACACTGCACACCCGGGTGAGGACACACTTTGTCTGCTGGGTGCAAACTATCCTTCTGAAGCACACTGAAGCAGGGCACAGTTTACTCACATCAACATGTAGTGACTAGCGGCCCTGTATCAAGCCCAttcacagacagtgagagaaagagcagaGATACAGATACCCGGGATGTAAAACACCAATAATGTCTAAAAACTGAAAGAATTGTATTGACCACTGTTACAcctgagcatttttttttttttcctggaaccTGATCAGGACGATTTGACCTGCGTCTTATTATTTTTCCAGTCAACCCAGCAACAGACTAAGCAATGCTATGAGCCGCCATATTTGCCCAACGATCCTGAAAATAAATATGTGTGAAATTCAACATGCTGAAGAGACCTTATGACTCAGTGCCTTTCATAGAAACTAAGCacagcataaataaatagaaataaacagagaCAAATACGGGACATTCGTTCATAGATATAACTTATGGATCCTTGTTTAGCCTTGTCGGTGTTCAGGTTTAATGAAACGAGTAGCATTATTTTTTCACATCGCAATGCGGAATGTTATATAGAAGAGGACGATGTGGAGGGCAAGCCTTGGCCGTGTTTGTCCAGGTCGTGGGGAGAATTCACACAGACATTCAACTTGTCAACTCTGTCTCATAACGCTGAAGACTTTAAGCATTCAAAGCCGCCAAAAAAGCAGAGTAACGTGTTCTCACAAGCATCACTACCCCATTTTGGCAACACATTTTAACTGCTTAGTGGCCACCAAGATGATGTGCGCTTCGCGTCTCTATGCCAGTATAGACGACATGCCACAAAACAATCCAGACCAGTCAGCACACAGGAGAGACATGCTTACACTTTGTGAAGAAAACGTGAAATAAAAACGtaatataaaacagaaatcGGGGATCAGTTTCATTAAATCAGTGGTTTAATTGATGATTCATTTATACGCTCCAAATATTCTAGCCGACTCAGTGATGTGAATGAAAGTCACCAGATCAGAGGATCGGAGAACAGACTAGATGCTTTCTGAAGTTTAATGAAAGAGGAAAAACCTCAACTTTACTCTTGAGAGACAATTCTatcctttttttgtttacattaagCCAGTCTGCATTCTGGACACTTCCAAAAGAAGTTTTTAACAAAAGGGCTTAACATCTTTGTTGAACACTTTTCTAAACAATTCCTACAAAGGCCCTGAGCTCTGGCATGATGTGACATCTCAGGCCAAATTGGGCCATCTCCTTTGTATGTGAAATGAATTAGACATTCACCCCTGGGTGATGTTTTTTCTGTGCTTTGGTGAACACAGAGATCTTCTCTGCTATAGTAGGGCTTCTGTTTGTTCGTCTCACTGCTGTGTGACTAGTTGACCAGCTCTTCAGATAAAGTCCAGGCTAAACAAGCTTTCAGAAGAGAGGGTTTTGTACAGATTATGTACGTCCAAAAGGACTGAGCCGATCCGACAGAGTTGACCGACGAAAAACACTTTTCTGTGACATAACGACAATCACGATACGAACATGTTTAAGTGACTACGGTTCCTAAATGAAAGTGAGTGAGCTGAACTTACGTGCTTTTGTTGATCTGCACCTTCTGCAAGAGAAATCTGTATCTTTGGTAGAACTTTTAACTTCTTCTTTAGCAAATCATCTAACTTCAGCCCTGGATCTGACTTGCTGGAAAGCTCTGAGAACAGgagagttattattattattattattattattattattattattattattattattattattattgttgttgttgttgttgttgttatttttagtagaagtagtagtggtagtaataAGCTGTTATCAACATTTTAACTAGTcaaatcaaaaaaacaaactggtTTACGATTCTAAAATTAAtcacaaatgacaaaaatatcatAGTTGCTACTTTACATCAGGTCAAATAtgacattttattgtttgtttttttgcatgaaTAATGATCCTAACAGAGCTGTACAACATTTGAAGGACATTTGACTCTGACTTCTGATTAATAATGATGCCGGTCTCTTCTCACTtatttgctgtagttgtttctCTAGCTGTTTGGTGTTGCTGTGGTCCATCCAGGACCTGAACACCTCTTGCTCCCTGATACGCTGCAGACTCTCACGCTGACCCAGTTGCCTCTGGAGCTCCAAGATCTCTCAAAGGAGAAACATCACATGGCAATGACATTGACAATGAAGGATACAGAGCTTAGAAGAGCCATCCCCATATGATACATCTAAATTGTAACCTGTATATCATATTATAACTGACTAATACGTGATGTATTACTTTATTGAGAGGAAGTGGTATCTCTACCATTAGAGATTTACCAGGTAATAATGTGTCTTCGGTAAAGACTTCAGGAATGCAGCATTATCTTTAAGGCTTGAGCCAACAAACTCCTGGAAGGACAAGGCTCTTGAGCTctataagaaaagaaagacagacgcAAGGACATAATAATGAGAAGGGCatcaaaagagaaataaaaagaatagcGAGGTGAGAACAGGGAAGTCTCGACGAGGAACCTCGTCTTGCAGCAGGGCTGGGAATCCCAGCACCCAAAGCAAATGAGAAGTAAACACACAGCCACAGGAAGCCATTAACTGCAGCAGGGACCAATTAGGCCCCAGCAGGTGGCCTCAACCCTGCCTGCTTTGGTCCTGCCCCGTTGTGGCGTCCTGACTGGGGGGGTCTCGGCCTGGCCCAAGGAAACAACGGGGCAGTTTCATTTGCTCAGCAGTTACTTTTTTTCACCAAAGGTTTCCTACCAGCAGGCTCATAAAGCCCTTTATAGCACTGCCTTTGTCCTCCTCTCCAGTGCAGGTCATTAGAAGAGACAATTACAGCCCACTGAAGAAGGCCCACTTTTATAGGAGGAGATTGATAAGACAGGATCCGTCTAAGGCTGCCAACCCCCGACAGTTTACCTTAAACACCCTCCaccaccactctctctctctcaccctcatTGTCCTCAGGCCAGACGGCCAAAATCAAAGTCAATCACAAGTCTGCACCAATAGCCCCCAGTTCCCATATTAAAATGAGAAGCTTCCTCAATCCTCTCAGCCTAAACGGCATTATACCTGCACTTCAAAGATGAACGTAGCTACAGgcttgcattgttttttttctgtaggctGTGATCTACCCTGGGATTAAATTCACACTACTAGATTCGATCAGATTGACTATAGAAGTAGCTTGTGATATTTATTCAGTGTAAATTGATTATAAAGTTTACTTATTTTGTGCATTAATTATCAGCCTCGAGTAGCGTATCAGAACTATATGGATCCATGTAATTCACCCTTTGtataatttcaatttatttaagaACAATTTCCTCAATTTGCAGATTcgtgtattttaataaatgtagcATGTCCTAGGTTTCAGTGGAAAGAGTTTACTTTGAATGGAAATTGAATGGATACTGTTGGtgctgtttgtatttgtgtattgttaGGTTGTGTGggtgctgtgtgtgcgtgtgtctctgtgtgtgtgtgtggtggaggcgggtgggggtgggggagtGTTAGGGTAGATGGGTGAGTGGCTTTGATTCTAACAGTTGTGTATTAGAGCTCAGACTCACAGGAGGAAGGGTCAATCATGTAAGAATATCATTACCATACACAACAGTGCACTTGAGGTCTGAAGATGTGATTAAAGATTCTGGTGCTGTTGTGTtgggtggtggtgttttttctttactgagAATTTCTACAAGGAGTGTTACAGGTTATTTTCTGCTTTGATGTCAAAGACACTGCTAGCACAGTTATAATAGGGTTTAATAGGAGATACGATTTCCACTATATCAAATACAAGGGATGACCTGCAGATTTCACTGCTAGTGAATTTCCCAGTGAAGTTCAGTGTTCTATTAATAAAGAATTCACTGGAAAAGAAAAGGACACAGCAAACATTGGACTCACCGTTCCAGAGTGAACATCAACTCTTATTATGCTTAATAACTTCAGATGAAATTAAACTAGACCATAGAAATGAGTCTACTCAGAACTCAATCATGAAATAAATCTTTCGCCCAAGCGTACTATATTATTGCACTATATATTATTGACATGTTTACATACACTTTAATACACTTGTCATTATATACAATCCCTATGTTTGACTGTTGTGCAATAACTTATTtctatctatatatttctatctatataaatatttacatacttatttataccaatacatcatttacaataacagacttatttattacttactgtttttttttactgtttattctTAAAATTGTAGCTTGCACCAAATTACAATGTAAGGACTGTATTAATTTCATTTTCCTCTGTATAGTTACAATAAAAGAATCCTGAGGCTTGAATCTTGAATCAAACAGCATTTGCTACCCCCTAGTGGTGATTCTGGAACTGCTCCCTGGGGGAATAATAAAgttataatgcagtgtgtgagagtaGTTACCTGTccattgtgtttttctgtggtGTTTAAATGAACAGAGGTGTGCTGTTTCATCTCCTGTCGCTGTCTTTGGACTTTTTCCGAGAGCAACTTGGCGTATTTTTGGGACAATCTGTCCTTCAGGCTGTGAAGCCTACGATACGCCTCTAGATGTCGCTGGAGGACAATTAAACACAAACTCAGTCCAGAGAATGAATTTCAGACTGCAGTAAATCACACTGTAAGTGTAATTAAATCTAGTTTAATCTATCTCGACATTTATTTTAGAGTTTTATCTCGAAACGGTTCGAATGATAAGGCTTTAAAGAATTTGGTTTCTTTGTTAGAATAGATCCATTCATTTTAGACAGCAGTTACAACCAGGCGCCAGTAGATGGCGATCTTGATCCGctgggaatatatatatatacattgctGTAAATAATAGagatgcaataaataaataatgcaagtAAAACTGCTTGATTTCTATTCTTTATCAGATAAAATACAACTAcaatataactaaataaaatcagtgcaattttttctgctgatttttaaacacttttttatattattgcagTTTTAAAGTCTAAAGAGAGGTTTTGAAAGTGTAAAATTCGATTGATGTCAACAAAATGGTCATTTTTtattgtggggatgtggtagctctgTAGTTAAGGTATTGGGCTGCGAATCGAATggttgccactgttgggcccctgaacaaggccc harbors:
- the si:ch211-130h14.4 gene encoding uncharacterized protein si:ch211-130h14.4; amino-acid sequence: MTMKTQDIHHTSSFPSILDSYLFSEDLGKAVSVAKVVTQVKKLKERRVQRPVSAAELQKRKVLLKQRHLEAYRRLHSLKDRLSQKYAKLLSEKVQRQRQEMKQHTSVHLNTTEKHNGQSSRALSFQEFVGSSLKDNAAFLKSLPKTHYYLILELQRQLGQRESLQRIREQEVFRSWMDHSNTKQLEKQLQQIKLSSKSDPGLKLDDLLKKKLKVLPKIQISLAEGADQQKHHDTFSESGGGVQVISPVFHGKQIQEQDESELTFPSVFLQKLQVPKFSTLQPSFLEAFRTNIAPLKANEPLHQSKTASVTQRKLRLMHSLSLFNMAQAQSLLIKNGLMMQYDKGNSIQDMMEYAYPNIVLAKELRCRSDPPLPDQSLRDHTTTESSECIKEEINTQADQIGSSELSEEVQDPCNSTRTDKVPLSMEDIYAPCILLGKPFNKKTWSNYAQ